In a single window of the Niabella ginsenosidivorans genome:
- a CDS encoding 2-isopropylmalate synthase, which translates to MADNKVFIFDTTLRDGEQVPGCKLNTEEKIKLALKLEALGVDIIEAGFPISSPGDFASVNEIAKVVKNATICGLTRAVQKDIEVAAEALKPAVRPRIHTGIGSSDNHIKYKFNTTREDILERAVKAVKLARNLVPDVEFFAEDAGRADLQFLAQLAEAVIAAGATVVNVPDTTGSCLPHQYAEKFTYLLNNVPNADKAIFSCHCHNDLGLATANSIAGAIAGARQIECTINGIGERAGNTSLEEVVMAIKKHPELNLYTDVDTTQLLPISRNVADTMRMVVQPNKAVVGDNAFSHSSGIHQDGFLKESSTYEIIAPHEVGADTSRIVLTARSGRSALAYRFKNLGYDFDRNQVDELYQQFLNVADAKKEVEDHDLKEMADKVKSMA; encoded by the coding sequence ATGGCGGATAACAAGGTTTTTATTTTTGACACTACATTGAGGGATGGCGAGCAGGTGCCCGGTTGCAAGCTGAATACGGAAGAAAAAATCAAATTGGCACTGAAACTGGAAGCTCTTGGCGTAGACATTATTGAAGCCGGTTTTCCCATTTCAAGCCCCGGAGATTTTGCTTCCGTAAATGAAATAGCAAAAGTGGTAAAGAATGCCACCATATGCGGTCTTACCCGTGCCGTACAAAAGGACATTGAAGTGGCTGCTGAAGCGCTCAAACCTGCTGTTCGCCCGCGCATTCATACGGGTATCGGTTCATCAGACAATCACATCAAATACAAATTCAACACCACCCGTGAAGATATACTGGAACGTGCTGTTAAAGCAGTAAAGCTGGCGCGCAACCTGGTACCGGATGTGGAATTCTTTGCAGAAGATGCCGGCCGGGCCGATCTTCAGTTCCTGGCACAGCTGGCAGAGGCCGTTATTGCCGCAGGCGCTACTGTGGTAAATGTTCCGGACACCACCGGTTCCTGTTTGCCGCATCAGTATGCTGAAAAATTCACGTACCTGTTAAATAATGTGCCCAACGCTGATAAAGCCATTTTCAGCTGTCATTGCCATAATGACCTGGGCCTGGCTACGGCCAACTCAATAGCCGGCGCCATTGCAGGCGCAAGACAGATCGAATGCACCATTAATGGCATTGGCGAGCGCGCAGGGAACACTTCTCTGGAAGAAGTGGTAATGGCTATAAAAAAGCACCCTGAGCTGAACCTGTATACAGATGTGGATACCACGCAATTATTACCAATAAGCCGGAATGTGGCAGATACCATGCGCATGGTGGTGCAACCCAATAAGGCCGTCGTCGGTGACAATGCTTTTTCGCACTCATCCGGCATTCACCAGGATGGGTTCCTTAAAGAGTCTTCCACTTATGAGATCATCGCCCCGCATGAAGTGGGCGCGGACACTTCCCGCATTGTATTAACAGCGCGCAGCGGCCGCAGTGCACTGGCTTACCGTTTCAAAAATCTGGGATATGATTTTGACCGCAATCAGGTAGATGAGCTGTATCAGCAGTTCCTGAATGTGGCGGATGCCAAAAAAGAAGTAGAGGATCATGATCTGAAAGAGATGGCAGACAAAGTAAAGTCGATGGCATAA
- a CDS encoding tetratricopeptide repeat protein, whose protein sequence is MREYSHQSEERKEEMEELLQRYEDLRNGNSVSYLEEESFERIINYFESKEAFKKALQATEIAIEQFPYSAGLLVKKADLVLNNREYDTALELLDKAAIFDSNDIDIYILKTEALLALDRQEEAVALLGEALNLFEGDEKIDLLFELADVYDDYEDFEKVFDCLKWILELEPNNEEALYKICFWTDYTGRNAESIELHQKIINEYPYSELAWFNLGAAYQGIKLYEKAIDAYKYAVAIDEKFDYAYRNIGDAYIRLRKYKEAIESLERVLELAKPEDVIYEAIGYCYEKLKNYAQARFYFRKASHLNEDKGALLYKIALTYYKEDQFEQCIRQLEAALRIRNNNPEYLLLMGQSKLALGLDKDALQYFLNVVRLRPKQLMGWESLLIGLYKAGLFDEGLEQIRNACLHLGTEKPLFHYYKALFYFGLNQPKQALVEFEEGLIKGPRFLKRVLEVEPSLLQRPTIGALILKNKKRR, encoded by the coding sequence ATGAGAGAATATTCCCACCAAAGTGAAGAGCGCAAGGAAGAAATGGAAGAGTTACTGCAACGCTATGAAGACCTTAGAAATGGTAATTCCGTATCCTATCTTGAAGAAGAATCTTTTGAACGTATTATAAATTATTTTGAATCGAAAGAAGCCTTTAAAAAAGCACTCCAGGCTACAGAAATAGCTATAGAACAATTTCCTTACTCAGCCGGGTTACTGGTAAAAAAAGCAGACCTTGTGCTGAACAACCGGGAGTATGATACAGCGCTGGAACTGCTGGATAAAGCAGCCATCTTTGACAGCAACGATATTGATATTTATATTCTGAAAACGGAGGCGTTACTGGCCCTGGACCGGCAGGAGGAAGCCGTTGCGCTGCTGGGAGAAGCACTGAACCTTTTTGAAGGCGATGAAAAGATTGACCTGCTTTTTGAGCTGGCAGATGTTTATGACGACTATGAGGATTTTGAAAAGGTGTTTGACTGCCTGAAATGGATCCTGGAGCTGGAACCCAATAATGAAGAAGCGCTGTACAAGATCTGCTTCTGGACAGATTATACCGGCAGGAACGCGGAAAGTATTGAGCTGCACCAGAAGATCATTAATGAATATCCTTACAGTGAGCTGGCCTGGTTTAACCTGGGCGCGGCTTACCAGGGTATAAAACTGTATGAGAAAGCCATTGATGCTTATAAATATGCCGTAGCTATTGATGAAAAGTTTGACTATGCCTACCGTAATATTGGTGATGCATACATCCGGCTCAGAAAATATAAGGAGGCTATTGAAAGCCTGGAAAGGGTGCTGGAACTGGCCAAGCCGGAAGATGTTATTTACGAAGCCATTGGCTATTGTTATGAAAAGCTGAAAAACTATGCGCAGGCCCGGTTTTATTTCCGTAAGGCATCGCATCTTAATGAAGACAAAGGCGCGTTGCTGTATAAAATAGCATTGACCTATTACAAGGAAGATCAGTTTGAGCAATGTATCCGCCAACTGGAGGCCGCCTTAAGGATCAGGAATAATAACCCCGAGTATTTATTGCTGATGGGCCAAAGCAAACTGGCTTTGGGACTGGATAAGGACGCATTACAGTATTTCCTGAATGTGGTGCGTTTGCGCCCCAAACAGCTGATGGGCTGGGAATCGCTGCTGATCGGTCTTTACAAGGCCGGGCTTTTTGATGAAGGCTTGGAGCAGATCAGAAATGCCTGCCTGCACCTAGGAACCGAAAAACCATTGTTTCATTATTATAAAGCGCTGTTTTATTTTGGCCTGAATCAGCCCAAACAGGCATTGGTTGAATTTGAGGAAGGACTAATAAAGGGCCCCCGCTTTCTGAAAAGGGTTCTTGAAGTGGAACCCTCTCTTCTTCAGCGCCCTACAATAGGAGCGCTGATCCTGAAAAATAAGAAGCGCCGGTAA
- a CDS encoding AsmA family protein, producing MKTKVRLRDLKLKNLRVKRRHYRIGLITLGIFATVILAFNFWFIDHAEDAIEQIVDQQSKGKLKLKIEKFRFNWIKNRIELNKAVFYSADSSANSVYNVSVNRITIKAKGFLPLLFNKEILIDSIHLYSPSVTLTRLQVRTRTARKKDTTGTSADDHFTVSREMGRIAKSINDAINVLKINRFLLDNGSLSLIDNTRPEETPFVLNKVHIRLDGLQVDSTTTGRHKKVEGKILFTEDIAIQTHDQNLTLPGNRHMISFKNFKITLQDKRVEFDSCTIRGVKGDSSKTAFKIYFDSLRLTKINFDTLFYSEVIKADSVFAANPKIFLDVDADQKTARHHNKRIQKVDDLVQQLFGDIMLNYVVVQNAFIKVNTINKGKINSFTSKDNDFELQGFQIRQNYEQPVRVEKFLMTLHNYQTSLQDGRYTTSFDSVQFLDDAIYLTKFRLQEFRKGKVINDLQMPRFELKGLSWEALLYQNKLNASSATFMNPDITYSVAPKKNKKEKSIFQTLSDIGQVMNLDALGIRNGNIHLKFGKGAALHLSNTNLSVLPGELTASKKVKNIQNAVKTLNFTRARFSKGPLTAVLNNVKMDNANGLKATDLVLKGDGIHAVASTVGIRDVILDSANQNMLLSGLHWASASVNIDQPAQENKQKKKALTGLLLKDLKGNNTSLNVHRENRNITAFFNSINAKSIYKKKNAGLIAEGLAVAGKDFLMTGPDMRLAVDQMLVNDQQNSIFKNLQFQKITETDSILVNIPQIAVIPNISRIINGNLQLNKIILSDPDILAHFGKKDTAGAKNKKKAPEILLGEALLERPHLELQFVNKKNQTNTIKWDGQAANSYLHIRNLKSTEKQLLDADAVKVYLTNFEFLNNDNGNRFATDYNKLNILLERLQAKKNGDEKVDWSTLLSVLSMDKLVFDSLGKKNAVLKLDAGEVRNIYLGSATLKNIGEILKASTRLDVRRATGSFTTFKNHLHWYNFNFKNGFFKADSLNFSPNQSIEDYSRKKAFNEDYLQVATGAITGGPWDTKIYGNDSILKIGGVHIDSIRLLSFKDKTQPDTAIKYKLLPTRQILGIPIKINIDSLGLSNMYVEYREINPQTKTLGIIPVNNLNAHMYHIKNYDLGPADSLFIVAGANVIGAMNTQLRVRESYLDTAGRFLMQVRTGALNLEKWNEVLVPLVGAEVLRGHLDSLTMTALGNNGYSKGQLQMYYRGLKLRLLDKKKLPEKTQTFMNKVVSWAANALILRKNNRGKRSPVFFERLTDKSPINFLIKSILSGIKSSIGLPGIRKQERRYMKKLKKQASLKNTSKEKPLSLRSPEVLKLWNVESAEG from the coding sequence TTGAAGACAAAGGTCCGTTTACGAGATTTAAAGCTCAAGAACTTACGAGTTAAAAGAAGGCACTACCGCATAGGGTTGATCACCCTGGGTATTTTTGCTACCGTAATTCTAGCCTTTAACTTCTGGTTTATTGACCACGCGGAAGACGCTATTGAACAGATCGTTGATCAGCAGTCAAAAGGCAAATTAAAGCTGAAAATTGAAAAGTTCAGGTTCAACTGGATCAAAAACAGGATCGAACTGAATAAGGCTGTTTTTTATTCTGCCGACAGCTCTGCCAACTCTGTATATAATGTCAGCGTTAACCGGATCACCATTAAGGCAAAGGGGTTTTTGCCCCTGCTGTTCAACAAGGAAATTCTTATAGATTCCATCCACCTTTATTCACCATCAGTAACCCTTACCCGGCTGCAGGTAAGAACGAGGACAGCCCGTAAAAAAGATACCACAGGCACGTCTGCCGATGATCATTTTACGGTTTCGAGGGAAATGGGGCGGATCGCAAAATCGATCAATGACGCGATCAATGTACTAAAGATAAACCGTTTTCTTTTGGACAACGGCTCGCTTTCATTAATTGACAATACAAGGCCGGAAGAAACTCCTTTTGTTCTGAATAAAGTGCACATCCGCCTGGACGGTCTGCAGGTAGACAGTACCACCACGGGCAGGCACAAAAAGGTGGAAGGAAAGATCCTGTTTACAGAAGATATAGCCATTCAGACCCACGATCAGAACCTGACCCTCCCGGGAAACCGGCACATGATCAGCTTCAAGAACTTTAAGATCACCCTGCAGGATAAGCGTGTTGAGTTTGACAGCTGTACGATCCGTGGCGTAAAAGGCGACAGTTCTAAAACAGCCTTTAAGATCTATTTTGACAGTCTCCGCCTCACCAAAATCAACTTTGATACGCTGTTTTATTCCGAGGTCATTAAGGCTGATTCCGTATTTGCTGCGAATCCAAAGATTTTCCTGGATGTGGATGCTGACCAGAAAACGGCAAGGCATCACAATAAGCGCATTCAGAAGGTTGATGATCTTGTGCAGCAGCTTTTCGGGGACATTATGCTCAACTATGTGGTAGTGCAGAACGCCTTTATAAAAGTAAACACTATTAACAAGGGAAAGATCAATTCCTTTACTTCTAAAGACAATGATTTTGAACTGCAGGGCTTCCAGATACGGCAAAACTATGAGCAGCCCGTTCGGGTAGAAAAATTCCTGATGACTCTGCACAATTACCAGACATCGCTCCAGGACGGGCGTTATACCACGTCTTTTGACAGTGTACAGTTCCTGGATGATGCCATTTACCTTACAAAGTTCCGGCTGCAGGAGTTCCGTAAAGGAAAAGTGATCAACGACCTGCAGATGCCCAGGTTTGAACTGAAAGGGCTTTCCTGGGAAGCGCTCCTGTACCAGAACAAACTGAATGCCAGCAGTGCCACGTTCATGAACCCGGATATTACCTATTCCGTTGCGCCCAAAAAAAACAAAAAGGAAAAAAGTATTTTTCAAACATTAAGTGATATAGGGCAGGTAATGAACCTGGATGCGCTGGGTATCCGGAACGGGAATATCCATTTAAAATTCGGTAAAGGCGCCGCTCTTCATTTAAGCAATACCAACCTGTCCGTTTTACCGGGTGAGCTCACTGCATCAAAAAAAGTAAAAAATATACAGAACGCTGTAAAAACCCTCAATTTTACTAGGGCACGGTTCAGTAAAGGCCCGTTGACAGCAGTACTGAACAATGTTAAGATGGACAATGCCAACGGCCTCAAAGCAACAGATCTTGTTCTTAAAGGCGATGGTATTCATGCTGTAGCCAGCACGGTCGGTATCCGGGATGTGATCCTGGACAGCGCCAATCAGAACATGCTTTTATCCGGCCTGCACTGGGCAAGCGCTTCTGTTAATATTGATCAGCCCGCACAGGAAAACAAACAAAAAAAGAAGGCCCTCACAGGCTTGCTGCTAAAAGACCTTAAAGGCAATAATACCTCACTGAACGTTCACCGGGAGAACAGGAACATTACTGCATTTTTTAATTCCATTAATGCTAAAAGCATCTACAAAAAGAAGAATGCAGGTCTGATAGCGGAAGGCCTTGCCGTTGCCGGTAAGGATTTTTTAATGACTGGCCCGGATATGCGCTTAGCTGTAGATCAGATGCTGGTAAACGATCAGCAAAACAGTATTTTTAAAAACCTGCAGTTTCAAAAAATCACGGAAACAGATTCCATCCTTGTCAATATTCCGCAAATTGCCGTTATACCCAATATCAGCCGCATCATAAACGGCAACCTGCAACTAAACAAGATCATTCTTTCTGACCCGGATATACTGGCTCACTTTGGCAAAAAGGACACTGCCGGAGCAAAGAACAAAAAGAAAGCGCCGGAGATCCTTTTAGGAGAGGCATTACTGGAACGCCCCCACCTGGAGCTGCAGTTCGTGAACAAAAAAAATCAAACCAACACGATCAAATGGGATGGACAGGCAGCAAACAGCTACCTGCATATCCGTAACCTGAAATCCACAGAAAAGCAACTACTGGATGCAGATGCCGTAAAGGTATACCTGACCAATTTTGAGTTCCTGAACAACGATAATGGCAACCGGTTTGCAACTGACTATAACAAATTAAATATTTTATTGGAGCGCCTGCAGGCTAAAAAGAATGGCGATGAAAAAGTAGACTGGAGCACTTTACTAAGTGTGCTTTCCATGGATAAACTGGTTTTTGACAGCCTGGGGAAAAAGAATGCCGTTCTTAAGCTGGATGCCGGGGAAGTGCGCAATATTTATTTAGGCTCAGCAACCTTAAAGAATATAGGCGAAATTCTAAAAGCCAGTACAAGGCTGGATGTGCGCAGGGCTACCGGAAGCTTTACCACATTTAAGAACCATTTGCACTGGTACAATTTTAATTTCAAAAACGGTTTCTTTAAAGCAGACTCTCTTAACTTTTCGCCCAACCAGAGCATTGAAGACTACAGCAGGAAAAAGGCCTTTAATGAAGATTACCTGCAGGTGGCTACAGGCGCTATTACCGGCGGACCGTGGGATACAAAGATCTACGGGAACGACAGCATTCTAAAGATCGGCGGAGTACATATAGATTCCATTCGCCTGCTCTCCTTTAAAGATAAAACACAGCCGGACACAGCCATCAAATACAAACTGCTGCCTACCCGCCAGATCCTTGGCATTCCTATAAAAATAAATATTGACTCCCTGGGTCTTTCCAATATGTATGTTGAGTACAGGGAGATCAATCCCCAAACCAAAACACTGGGCATCATCCCTGTAAATAACCTGAATGCCCATATGTATCATATAAAGAACTATGACCTGGGTCCGGCGGACAGCCTGTTTATTGTTGCCGGTGCCAATGTAATAGGTGCCATGAACACACAACTACGCGTTCGTGAATCATACCTGGATACCGCCGGCCGTTTTTTAATGCAGGTGCGTACCGGCGCCCTGAACCTTGAAAAATGGAATGAAGTGCTGGTACCCCTGGTGGGCGCAGAAGTGCTGCGCGGGCATCTCGACAGCCTTACCATGACGGCCCTTGGCAATAACGGGTATTCCAAAGGGCAGCTACAAATGTATTACAGGGGCCTGAAGCTGCGTTTACTGGATAAGAAAAAGCTGCCGGAGAAAACGCAAACCTTTATGAATAAAGTAGTAAGCTGGGCGGCTAATGCACTTATTTTGCGCAAAAATAACAGGGGTAAAAGATCCCCGGTCTTCTTTGAACGGCTGACGGATAAGTCGCCCATCAATTTCCTCATCAAGTCCATTCTTTCCGGTATCAAATCCAGCATTGGTTTACCAGGCATTAGGAAGCAGGAACGGAGGTATATGAAAAAACTGAAAAAACAGGCGTCGTTAAAAAATACTTCAAAAGAAAAGCCGCTCTCGCTCAGATCACCCGAAGTTCTGAAGCTATGGAACGTGGAATCTGCAGAAGGATGA
- a CDS encoding isocitrate/isopropylmalate family dehydrogenase, with the protein MKKKIAIIEEPGAAAEATEQAAKVLKAVAEQYEHLFEFTSVLPDLSAPHLSQDSKDIIAVADAVLFAGSAAAEVIQKEFPLFAIAQPVVVYHSLHHLSPLKNKYIENVNLILYQEPTLTAGEGSRRRIAQSAFEQASGRKQKITFIRTSEAAGSTASWQPLLTQYGKEYPGVLIEHMEISNAIRAFMHHPADFDVIITNMDAGYYLFHQAAALSGTPAMIPSVLATEHSSFFGPAFGIKDADTGKNQVNPAGTILAAAIMLNYFNMHEEALIVRTAVNWTLLHGFVAKDIDPVNNYSTSTIGELISDFIRGSIPGFAKGENMALQKSTII; encoded by the coding sequence ATGAAAAAGAAGATCGCGATCATAGAAGAGCCGGGGGCAGCAGCAGAAGCAACAGAACAGGCAGCAAAGGTATTAAAAGCTGTTGCCGAGCAGTATGAGCATCTGTTTGAGTTTACATCTGTTTTGCCCGATCTTTCAGCACCGCATCTTTCGCAGGATTCAAAAGATATTATTGCAGTTGCTGACGCAGTGCTCTTCGCAGGCAGTGCAGCAGCGGAAGTAATTCAAAAAGAATTCCCGCTGTTTGCCATTGCGCAGCCGGTGGTGGTATATCATTCACTGCATCATTTATCGCCTTTAAAGAATAAATACATTGAGAACGTAAATCTGATCCTTTACCAGGAGCCCACTTTAACAGCAGGCGAGGGCAGCCGCAGGAGAATTGCCCAGTCTGCTTTTGAGCAGGCTTCAGGCCGGAAACAAAAAATTACGTTTATCCGTACTTCTGAAGCAGCCGGCAGCACGGCTTCCTGGCAGCCCCTGCTGACACAATATGGTAAAGAATATCCCGGAGTGCTCATTGAGCATATGGAAATAAGCAATGCCATACGGGCATTCATGCACCACCCGGCAGATTTTGATGTCATCATCACTAACATGGATGCGGGCTACTACCTGTTTCATCAGGCAGCGGCACTTTCCGGCACCCCGGCAATGATCCCTTCTGTTCTGGCCACAGAGCACAGTTCTTTCTTCGGTCCTGCTTTTGGCATAAAGGACGCAGATACAGGAAAAAATCAGGTCAACCCGGCAGGAACAATTCTGGCAGCCGCTATCATGCTGAATTATTTTAACATGCATGAAGAGGCGTTAATTGTGCGCACCGCTGTAAACTGGACATTGCTGCATGGTTTTGTTGCAAAAGATATTGACCCGGTCAATAATTATTCAACCAGTACAATAGGTGAGCTGATCAGCGATTTTATACGGGGCTCTATACCCGGCTTTGCCAAAGGTGAAAATATGGCATTGCAGAAATCAACGATCATTTAA
- a CDS encoding ATP-binding cassette domain-containing protein — MERNFNIILNNVTVQQAGRLLLDNISFTLNAGEHLALFGASGSGKTLLAKALKGELFHAGTIAYKRNNEPVKPTVAYVPATHPLKNKSNVADFYYQQRFNTCDAEDAATLTEELLKKGSPEAISNWLEQFQLTHRAHTPLIQLSNGELKKMQLISHLLAHPDILILDKVFTGLDVKSRKVLHKVLNQLAADGITLILITDSHELPASITHFAEMADGAVINYAPVEKLGFMESMQVRQFEAPLPAMKKAYHIGPLITMKDVTIRYGNTIILNNINWQVNNGECWQIKGHNGAGKSTLLSLINGDNPQAYSQQIYLFGKRRGTGESIWDIKSRIGFVSPELQNFFDRSTSIAQAVGSGFFDTIGLFRKLNEAQTAKVNEWLSFFALQDKAHRPLSSLSSGEQRLVLIARALIKDPLMLALDEPCQGLDDQQSKMVVQLLERIHRETGMTQLFISHYDDEVPACVKHVLELNKGIPAVYKKTVPHPVIKSKTALTHKAL; from the coding sequence ATGGAACGGAACTTTAATATTATTTTAAACAATGTAACAGTGCAACAGGCGGGCAGGCTGCTGTTGGACAACATCAGCTTTACCCTAAATGCCGGAGAGCACCTGGCCCTGTTTGGCGCAAGCGGCAGTGGTAAAACCTTGCTGGCAAAAGCCCTGAAGGGAGAACTATTCCATGCCGGCACTATAGCTTATAAAAGGAACAATGAACCCGTAAAACCCACCGTAGCCTATGTTCCTGCAACGCATCCCTTAAAAAACAAATCCAATGTTGCTGATTTCTATTACCAGCAACGCTTCAATACCTGTGATGCGGAAGATGCGGCAACCTTAACAGAAGAGCTGTTAAAAAAAGGAAGCCCGGAGGCGATCAGCAACTGGCTGGAGCAGTTTCAGCTAACACACCGTGCTCATACGCCTTTGATCCAGCTGTCCAATGGTGAATTAAAGAAAATGCAGCTGATCAGCCATTTGTTAGCGCACCCGGACATCCTGATCCTGGATAAAGTATTTACCGGCCTGGATGTCAAAAGCCGGAAGGTATTGCACAAAGTGCTGAACCAGCTGGCAGCAGACGGCATTACTCTAATATTGATAACCGACAGCCATGAGCTGCCTGCAAGCATTACTCATTTTGCAGAAATGGCAGACGGGGCAGTGATCAATTATGCTCCTGTAGAAAAGCTGGGCTTTATGGAATCTATGCAGGTGCGGCAATTTGAGGCCCCGCTTCCGGCAATGAAAAAAGCCTACCATATAGGTCCGCTCATTACCATGAAGGACGTTACTATCCGGTATGGCAATACCATTATTTTAAACAATATCAACTGGCAGGTAAACAATGGAGAGTGCTGGCAAATCAAAGGCCACAACGGTGCCGGCAAATCTACCCTGCTCAGTTTAATAAACGGGGATAACCCGCAGGCTTATTCCCAGCAAATCTATTTATTCGGCAAAAGACGGGGCACCGGTGAAAGCATCTGGGATATTAAAAGCCGCATCGGCTTTGTGTCGCCCGAACTGCAGAATTTCTTTGACCGCTCCACATCTATTGCACAGGCGGTAGGTTCCGGCTTCTTTGATACGATCGGGCTGTTCCGGAAATTAAATGAGGCCCAGACCGCAAAAGTAAATGAATGGCTTTCGTTCTTTGCATTACAGGACAAAGCGCATCGCCCGCTGTCTTCTTTATCAAGTGGCGAGCAGCGCCTGGTGCTCATTGCAAGAGCATTGATCAAAGACCCGCTGATGCTGGCGCTGGATGAGCCCTGCCAGGGGTTGGATGACCAGCAGTCAAAAATGGTGGTGCAGCTGTTAGAGCGCATTCACCGGGAAACGGGAATGACCCAGCTCTTCATCAGCCATTATGACGACGAGGTTCCTGCCTGTGTAAAACACGTACTGGAACTGAACAAAGGGATACCTGCGGTTTATAAAAAGACCGTTCCACACCCGGTCATAAAATCAAAAACCGCATTAACACATAAGGCTTTATAA
- the ilvD gene encoding dihydroxy-acid dehydratase — translation MAELNKYSRTLTQDETLPGAQAMYYAIGFKEEDFGKPQVGIVSMGWDGNPCNMHLNDLATKVRDSVNAENLKGLRFYTIGVSDGISMGTNGMRYSLVSRDLIADSIETNAGAQYYDALITIPGCDKNMPGSLMAMARLNRPGIMLYGGTIAAGHYKGQDNLNIVSAFEALGQKIAGNLDEADFKGIIRHSCPGAGACGGMYTANTMASAAEALGMSLPYSSSNPALSEDKQKECETIGKAIKLLLEKDIKPKDIMTRKAFENAITVIMVLGGSTNAVLHLIAVAKAAGVDLTIDDFQKISDKVPMLADFKPSGKYLMEDLHKQGGLPPVMKYLLKNGMLHGDCLTVTGKTVAENLQDVPELNFDEQKIVQPLEDPIKKTGHLQILYGNLAEGGSVAKITGKEGERFEGTARVFDGEQDLIAGISSGRVHAGDVVVIRNIGPKGAPGMPEMLKPTGAIIGAGLGNSVALITDGRFSGGTHGFVVGHITPEAYEGGLIGLVQDNDIIEIDAIKNTLTLKVSEEEIAKRRAAWKRPAPKATSGVLYKYAKFVKSASEGCVTDEA, via the coding sequence ATGGCAGAGTTAAACAAGTATTCCAGGACCCTTACACAGGATGAAACGCTACCGGGCGCGCAGGCAATGTATTATGCCATCGGTTTTAAAGAGGAAGATTTCGGTAAGCCGCAGGTGGGCATTGTAAGCATGGGATGGGACGGCAATCCCTGTAACATGCACCTGAACGACCTGGCCACAAAAGTGCGTGACAGCGTAAACGCTGAAAATCTTAAAGGTTTAAGGTTTTATACCATCGGAGTGAGTGACGGCATCAGTATGGGTACTAATGGAATGCGTTACAGCCTTGTTAGCCGCGACCTGATTGCGGACAGCATTGAAACCAACGCAGGTGCTCAATACTACGATGCATTGATCACCATTCCGGGTTGCGATAAAAATATGCCGGGTTCATTAATGGCCATGGCACGGCTGAATCGCCCGGGTATTATGCTGTACGGCGGCACCATTGCAGCCGGTCATTATAAAGGACAGGATAACCTCAACATTGTTTCAGCCTTTGAAGCATTGGGGCAAAAGATCGCAGGGAACCTGGATGAGGCAGATTTTAAAGGCATTATCCGTCATTCCTGCCCGGGAGCAGGTGCCTGTGGCGGCATGTACACCGCAAATACAATGGCAAGTGCGGCTGAAGCCCTGGGCATGAGCCTGCCCTACTCCAGCAGTAACCCTGCCTTAAGTGAAGACAAGCAGAAAGAGTGTGAAACCATCGGTAAGGCCATTAAACTGTTACTGGAAAAAGATATTAAACCCAAAGACATTATGACACGCAAGGCATTTGAAAATGCCATTACCGTAATAATGGTCCTGGGCGGAAGCACCAATGCCGTGCTGCACCTGATTGCCGTGGCAAAAGCTGCAGGTGTGGATCTGACCATTGATGATTTTCAGAAAATAAGCGATAAAGTGCCTATGCTGGCCGATTTTAAGCCAAGCGGAAAATACCTGATGGAGGATTTACACAAACAGGGTGGCTTACCCCCGGTAATGAAGTATTTATTAAAGAACGGAATGCTGCACGGCGACTGCCTTACCGTAACCGGAAAGACCGTTGCAGAAAATTTGCAGGATGTGCCGGAACTGAATTTTGATGAACAGAAAATTGTGCAGCCGTTAGAAGACCCCATAAAGAAAACAGGGCACCTGCAGATACTGTACGGAAACCTTGCCGAGGGCGGAAGCGTGGCAAAGATTACCGGGAAAGAAGGTGAGCGCTTTGAAGGCACCGCGCGCGTATTTGACGGTGAGCAGGATCTGATCGCTGGTATATCAAGCGGCAGGGTGCATGCAGGCGATGTGGTGGTTATACGTAACATCGGGCCCAAAGGCGCACCCGGCATGCCCGAAATGCTGAAACCCACAGGAGCCATCATTGGTGCAGGTTTGGGTAATTCTGTTGCCCTGATTACCGATGGCCGGTTCAGCGGAGGTACGCACGGCTTTGTTGTAGGGCATATTACCCCGGAAGCTTATGAAGGCGGCTTAATAGGCCTGGTGCAGGATAATGACATTATTGAAATAGATGCCATTAAGAACACGCTTACGTTAAAAGTTTCCGAGGAAGAAATTGCCAAACGCCGGGCCGCGTGGAAACGCCCTGCGCCTAAGGCCACCAGCGGTGTGCTGTACAAATATGCAAAATTTGTGAAGTCTGCGAGTGAAGGCTGTGTAACGGATGAAGCGTAA